In the Arthrobacter sp. CDRTa11 genome, ATGGTGGTAAGGCCTACCAGCGCTCCGCTGGCCAGATGCTCAACGGCCGTCACCACCGTCCGGCGCCCCTGCGCGATGGTGGCCTCCTCCGCTTCACGGAGGATATCGCCGTCGAACACCATGTCCTGCTCTACAGGCGTCTCCAACGACGGGTCGACGTCGGCGCCCGCCTGGTTCTCCAGGGTGGCCACCGCTTCCAGCCACTGGTCCGGGCAGCGGTCAGTCCAATGGTGCAGCCGGTAGCGGCCGTGGTTCGCTTCATCGGCTTCCGCCTGTAGATCCGCGACAAGTTTTGTATCCAGCGGAAGGGCGCATGAACTGAACTGCTCGATGTGCTGGAGCGTATATCCCGTCTTGCGGGCAAATTCGACCTCCCGGCTGTCCAGCGGCACAAAGCCTTGGCCGGAGCCAGGAACCAGCTGCGCTTCCTCGAACTCATGAAGTGATGCCCCGGGGTGGTTGGTGTCAACCAAAATCATGGTGCGGCCCTCGCCGCGTGCCATCTGTTCCGCCGCCAGAAGCAATTTCCGGCCCACGCCCTGACGCTGGAATTCGGGCAGGATGTCCAGTGTGAATTCCGCGAGTTCCAGGTTGTCTGTCATCGGAAGGGCAATATCCACCGTCCCCACGATGTCACTGCCCACCTTTGCCACCAGGATGATCTGCCGTTCGTACGGGTCAGCCAGTTCGAGAAGCTTCTCAAGCGGCGCATAGGCCAGGTCATCACTCCCCCAGGTCTGCATCCGTACCTTGCGCCCCACTTCGACGGCGGCGAGGAAGTCCGCGGCGTCCGGTGCGTCCAGTGATTCCGGGATCCAAAGCTGCTCGATCTGTACGTTTTTTGCCATAAGGGGCATCATCCCAGCCGTTTCTGCCACTCACCTTCATAGCCGTCAGGCTTGAATCCAAGCGAAATATTTATCGCCAGCATATGCTGGTTTTCGCTGGCGTTCCATGTAAGAACCGACTTCGCCGCAGGCCACCGGCGCTGGGCCCTGCGGAGATTGGCGATCTTGATCATCATTCCCAGGCGGTGCCCCCGGTGTGCCCCGGATACCAGCGTGTCCTGCTGGGAAATGGTGGCAGGGACACCGGGACGCCAGTTCAGTACCGTGTAGGCAACCAATTCTCCGGTGGGGCGGTGCAGGGCCGCGGTGACTGCTGACTGCACACCGGTGCCGATCAGGGCCCGCTCATCCTCCCTGACCCGCGCCGAGTCCCAATTCTCGCCCTCCCAGTCGAGCCCGGCGATGGGAACATCTGTACTCATCGTGGCTTTGAGGAGGGCATGGCCGTTCACCAGTTCCTCAGGGCAACTGTCATCCCACCCGATAATGTCGTATTGCCCCGCCAGGGCACCGGCTTCGGTCTCCAGCCGGGCGAGCAGATGCGGCGGCACGGGAAGTGTAAGGCGGCTGGACCGCTCCACCTGCTCCAGCTCATATCCGGCAGCAACGGCAAACGCTACGGCAGGTTCATCAAGCGGCAGGGCGCCCGCCCCGGACTTGGCCGGGACCGCGGCTCCGCCCACGGCCATGGGTGGAACCTCGTGGTAACCATAAAGGGACGTTCTGCCCCGTTCCCTGGCAAGCCCTTCGGCATGCTCCAGCAGTGCCCTGCCCAGGCCCTGGCGTCGTTGGGCGGGAGCAATGAGGACATCGATGCCGGCGGTATGGGTGTTCTCATGCAATGAAAGCTCCATGGTGCACATCCCGATGACCTCCCCGTCCAGCCTGGCGAGGTAGACATGCCGCTCCTCGTAACGGTTGCCGCGCCAATACTCAACCGCCTCCGGGAGGGTGGGGCACCGGTCCAGGTTGCCCCAGAGGGAGAGTTCGTGCTGCTGACGCAGGGCATGGCAGACCAGGAGCTCCTGCGGTAGTTCTTTTACGTCGGATGCGGCTCCACTGCCGTCCGGCGGAGGGACGTCAACAGCGGAGATCTCCAGCTCAGCATGTCCTCGTGCAGATGCATCCGGGTCCGGTTCAGCCATTCCTCCAGCTTAAGCAGGAAACCGCCAGGAGCAGGCGCTTAAAACAGGAAACCGCCCGGCGCAGGCGCCGGGCGGTTTCTTACGCGGCGGACGAATCCGCTGCGAAGTTTCAACCGAAGGATTAGACCTCGGTCAGAACCTTGGTGACGTTGGGGTCAACGGAAATGCCGGGACCGAACGTGGTGGCCACAGTGGCCTTCTGGATGTAGCGACCCTTGGAAGCGGACGGCTTCAGGCGAAGGACCTCTTCCAGAGCTGCGGCGTAGTTCTCGGCCAGCTTGACGGCGTCGAAGGAAACCTTGCCAATGATGAAGTGCAGGTTGGAGTGCTTGTCGACGCGGAAGTCGATCTTGCCACCCTTGATGTCGTTGACAGCCTTGGCGACATCTGCCGTAACGGTGCCGGTCTTCGGGTTCGGCATCAGGTTACGGGGACCCAGTACCTTACCCAGACGGCCAACCTTGCCCATGAGGTCAGGGGTGGCTACGGCTGCGTCGAAGTCGGTCCAGCCGCCGGCGATCTTTTCGATCAGGTCATCGGAACCAACGAAGTCGGCGCCTGCAGCAATTGCTGCTTCAGCCTTGTCAC is a window encoding:
- a CDS encoding GNAT family N-acetyltransferase, coding for MAKNVQIEQLWIPESLDAPDAADFLAAVEVGRKVRMQTWGSDDLAYAPLEKLLELADPYERQIILVAKVGSDIVGTVDIALPMTDNLELAEFTLDILPEFQRQGVGRKLLLAAEQMARGEGRTMILVDTNHPGASLHEFEEAQLVPGSGQGFVPLDSREVEFARKTGYTLQHIEQFSSCALPLDTKLVADLQAEADEANHGRYRLHHWTDRCPDQWLEAVATLENQAGADVDPSLETPVEQDMVFDGDILREAEEATIAQGRRTVVTAVEHLASGALVGLTTISVLAHRADVVFQDDTLVLQEHRGNKLGLLIKVANMERLTEQFPDARVIYTWNAPENRYLLTVNKQLGFTTAGVTGIWQKELPHVGASNS
- a CDS encoding GNAT family N-acetyltransferase yields the protein MAEPDPDASARGHAELEISAVDVPPPDGSGAASDVKELPQELLVCHALRQQHELSLWGNLDRCPTLPEAVEYWRGNRYEERHVYLARLDGEVIGMCTMELSLHENTHTAGIDVLIAPAQRRQGLGRALLEHAEGLARERGRTSLYGYHEVPPMAVGGAAVPAKSGAGALPLDEPAVAFAVAAGYELEQVERSSRLTLPVPPHLLARLETEAGALAGQYDIIGWDDSCPEELVNGHALLKATMSTDVPIAGLDWEGENWDSARVREDERALIGTGVQSAVTAALHRPTGELVAYTVLNWRPGVPATISQQDTLVSGAHRGHRLGMMIKIANLRRAQRRWPAAKSVLTWNASENQHMLAINISLGFKPDGYEGEWQKRLG
- the rplA gene encoding 50S ribosomal protein L1, with translation MAKRSKAYEAAAAKIDAEKFYAPFEAVTLAKDTNPSKFDATVEVAFRLGVDPRKADQMVRGTVNLPHGTGKVSRVLVFATGDKAEAAIAAGADFVGSDDLIEKIAGGWTDFDAAVATPDLMGKVGRLGKVLGPRNLMPNPKTGTVTADVAKAVNDIKGGKIDFRVDKHSNLHFIIGKVSFDAVKLAENYAAALEEVLRLKPSASKGRYIQKATVATTFGPGISVDPNVTKVLTEV